A region of the Mytilus trossulus isolate FHL-02 chromosome 11, PNRI_Mtr1.1.1.hap1, whole genome shotgun sequence genome:
gaatttaaatatttgtttaattgaatatctgaatcctattttggtACTCTCTCCCATGGTGACTCTTACTACCAcaattaatgataaataatttacatttatatgtttgCAGTTCATTCATGTTCCTTTgcatttgcattattttataaagtttctaATATTCTAAAATTGTAGTTCCACATCATGTTAACTTCCGATAATGTAAATTTCTATGATCATAATTCAATTCATGAATGTATTACTGATCGACAAGctaaataaaagatattaacATGATGAACAGATATAATAAGCGTGAATTTTTgtattagttaaaaaaatacgTTTTTATTCCAATTACTATTGGAACTTTTACATATTAATTTGAGAGTTTAGTTATGTTGAGCTGTAAATGAActttacatacatttgtaacttATAAACTTAAGCAACTTCTTAATGATATTAAtcagattattttgaaaaagtatgcatacggtccagaccgcacgggtacggtccaaatactcatacggtctggaacatacaCATTTAGtggagaaaaataaatatatacaaaatgtacatgaacccccaaaaatgtgaaagtaaatattttcagaCAATTCTTTCCTTAGGTACTTAACTCTTTGCTTAAAtactaaaaacaaatctggctagccctttcttatttttactctttttgcttaaaatactgttaaaaatatatatttaacatgggtGACAAATTGACTATATAGGGTGTCGATTTGACCAGGTGCAGTTtgactataatttttttaaattacctgagtttcattagacctttgttaacagtaacaaaaagattatttaaaattaattaaaattttctgagAGAAGGGactatgtaccagtgagaaatatacaagcctttctacggtatttatttgtacaattcaggtagtcttgacctattcatttgtcttaaaaataACCAGtcacttcacacacacacatatataggaatatcaattatatgctaccaagacatgttgcattgttaaattaattacggtatgtgaaaatcaagacatgcataataaatatcccaatattagagacagtggcgtcatttttcctcagagctttcagctctttgatttacTGTGCTAAGAATAGATCTAGATATATTCTTCATTCCAAGgatttaagaaatatttaaacataaaaatatgctgctttcaaacaatttttataatagttttgtCTGAAAAAAGCAATATTGCATATTTTCAGTAGATTTTGtaacataattgatattcgaaTCTTTCTGTTCATTTAGTTCATTGACATGAGGTTGGAAATAGGAGAAGTCTAACTGATTTTATTTGCAGACTTAacttcagaaaataaaaatgttaattttacaaCAAGAACTATTCCCTAAGCTATAAAGTACCATtactgatttttaaaattttcacatttaaaaGGATACAATAACCTTTTCTTATTTTGCTGTtaccatttttaaattttcaataaattgccATGTTTCCCCATAATCCTTTGATTTTCAACCTCAAATTTCCCCTTTTCACCccagaattcatttttttttattagtttctaATGAATCATATTTGCTGGTTGACAGTAAATGTAACATAAATGAGACTCTGTCAGTGTCATAAGTGTGAATCATGGTCTAATTGTGTATGATTGAGTATATAGCTTCTAATGTGTGTGTATTTAATTTGATCAAAGTGTGAGACATGGATAATTCCTTATTATATCACAATTTCATCCAGGAATGATTTGTGATAAATCTTCTCAAAAGGAGATATGAAGAATGTATCTTTTACATTGTCCAATGAATTGCTGGAAGAGTTTATTAATTTATCTTGTAATTAATAGTTTGAATAATAGAAGTTAAGAataaatttcacattttaagCCCTGtaatttaaggatgtttgctcctcttttttttgaatttttgccagattttcggaatcctctggttttatccatgtattaacatttaaaaaaatcgccCACTAACccattcttttcttttcattttttttattacatattgattaaaaagccatatttcaaattcttatgaaatccttgttattttttcatagttttttaaacaaaaaagtgcCAATGTTAAGTGAAagaaaaatctagagagaattctttcccgccaaattttcaatgacttatatctcgaaaacaagcacacggaccctccatttttttctgcttaTTTAGTTTCTCtatttatatactatcaatttataacagtctttaaaaaagcttgttatttcaAAACCgagtagcgaacatccttaaagCTTAATACATCtgtagggattttttttcatgggaaaatgaataaaatagtcTTAACAAATACCTCCTTTGGTTTTGTGTAGGTTAAAATACAGAATAAGAAGCCTTTTaaaaagaagttaaaatttcaacaaatgTCGATAGGAAATGCATTATATCAGCtaacataaaatattgtttattcctgtagaaaataaatagaattgGTTGATATAGATGCCATAAAAAGTGGTGATTTCCATGAACATAAGCAATAAAATCAGTGGTCTGGAAGTGCTAttacaatattaatatattattacctgttttaattttttttttaacaaaccatctttctaaatacagcacaatcttaaaaagtttttataaaaGGCAAACATAAAAACCTGATGGGTAAAATAACTTTAACCCAACATCTGTCTTAAGCAATGGAAACTTGATTGACAAATAACttaatatacttaaaatatgcatCGCTAAAAgttctttattttaatgaacAAGAATTTTTTAATCTAGTCTGAGGGATCAGAGACAGTTGTAATGTTCATTCACTTTTCATTTATATCATTACTGCCGTTTGTGTTCTAGGAATTTTAAGCCAGATGATGTTATTTACGTTTTGCTAAAAATCTCTCAGAATCCAAGAGATCGGTATATCAcatgcattttaattttgttgttattattataGAActgttttgtatacattttacttaCATTAAATTTATTGTATGATCATCATCAGCAGCAAAGAAAAGCTATAATGAATAAATGAGTGAATCCAGAGTTGCTGTTTATCATTTGTGcacccaaaaaaaaacatgacgcAGTTTATCATttgtataacaaataaaaccatGACACTGTTTGTCATTAGTGCAATAATTAAAATCATGACACTGTTGAATAAAGTAACAAAAAGGGAAGTTTATAAAAACTGTTATAATGAGGGAATCCAGTTTTGCTGTTTATCATTagtgaaacaaataaaatcatgGCACTCTTTGTCATTAGTGCAATAATTAAAACCATGACACTGTTGAATAAAGTAACAAAAAGGGAAGTTTATTAAAACTGTCGAAATGAGGGAATTCAGTTTTGCTGTTTATCACAAGTGCACCAAATAAAATCATGACACAGTTTATCATTTGTGTAACAAATAAAACCATGACACTGTTTATCATTAGTGCAACAAACAATACCGTGACACTTTTAAATTCAGTAACAAAAAGAGGTCTTTAAAAAGCGACAAAATGAGTGAACCTAGTTTAGCTGTTTATCATTACTGCAACAAATAAAACCATGacacttaaataaaataacaaaaagggaagtttataaaaattgacaaaatgagAAAATCCAGTGTCGCTGTTTATCATTACTGCAACAAGTAAAACCATGACACTTGAATAAAGTAACATAAAGGGAAGTCtgtaaaaactgacaaaatggTTGAATCCAGTTTTGCTGTTTATCATTAGTGCAACAACTAAAAccataacatttttgttcaataaagtaagaaaaaaaaggaaagtctaaaaaatttttgtcaaaatgagtAAATCCAGTTTTGCTGTTTATCATTAGTGCAACAATTAAAACCATGACACTTGAATAAAGTAACAGAAAGGGAAGtctataaaaattgacaaaaggaATGAATCCAGTTTTGCTGTTTATCAATAGTACACCAAGTCCAACAATGAAATTAAACCAGTCCACATAAATAACTAAATGGATTTCAATATTGAACTTCTTTTAACATTGTCTGTTTTTCTAGTGTTATCTTGTTGAATCAGCAAACAGTGTTTaaaattttttcttcattaaaacACCATGatactattttaaaaaattatcaaagataTAATTGTGTACGCCAGAAGGATGTTtggtttacaaaagactcagcagtgacacaaaaaaataatttaagaggctatttatataatgaagatgaagtgcattgaggacccaatcaattttgttgattgaagagcatttagtccacaaaattaaaaaaaaatgttattatagataTGGTGATCATATGAAGGACAGCAGCATATTAAATGCACATTCAGGACAAGcacatgtaatataaatgtaCTGACCCAATACGCTGAGATATGCCAAACACAGCTACCTTTAATGTTATTTCCTTCAATTGGATAAATATTGATCAGTCTATATACTTTCAAGTCTTCCAAATCTATACTATAGTCATACTCTAGCCTCGTGTATTTGATGTTTGTAAACAGAGGCGTATTTAGAAGGTTTATTTCAGGGCCGCCGTTTCTGTGGCGGAAAacggttgattatatagggaattacTTGAGTCCTTATCAATTTGATGTCAATAAAACATTATGATCATACAAATTCACGGCCCcccttatgaaaatttctggatccatCAATGGTCAGAAAAGGCAGTTCATACAACCCTTATTGTAAGGGTTCTTTTACATGCAGAGATTATCTCGAAAACTGGTGATTTCATGGTCGCCAACGTAACCAGATCAGTTATGGCTGCATTTTTTAACATCCTACAAATCAAATGGACGCCCTTCAGTTCAGAAATTACACACAAAGGccgagcgtcaccgatgagccTTCTGCAGATTACACGCGTCTggcacaaatacaaaattttgaatcctggtatttatgatgagtttattttaatactgaaaatcttttacatgcattcaaacaaatatgacattattacaaatgtatcattattgtatttgctatgtttttctttgtctttcGGAAACTAGTTTATACTAATTCCATTTCATTAAGGTAGCCTTCCCAGCAAGAGTAACTGGGGAATTTAATGTGTACCAGCCCACTGGTATTTGATGGTATGTCAACGACTGTACCGACACTTTTATGAGAGACTCCAGGTCCCCATCCTAATGTCGGTTTCTTTACTTTGGATTTCACACGAACTCGATCACCCACTTTTATGTTTGGTTTTACTTCGGCGCCACTAAATTCTACCAATTTAAGACTTCCAATAAGTTTTTCTATTGCCCCAGATTTCGTTGCAGCTGGAACAAACTGAACCTTTGCTGTTGATTCTTTGTCAAAGATATCAAGGAGACTTAATTCTTTCAAAGTTTTCGTAAAGTCACTGAATAAATCcaacaaaataatatcattttgtcCATCAATCAAGCTTTTCATTTGATGCAGTGACTGTATGTCATTTTCAATGGCAATTGTGTTTTCAATCTTATCAATTTCATCTTTCATTTTACGAGATTCTTTCGATTTATGCTCGTCAATTGACTTGAAGTAGGAATCTTTAGTGTCGTTAAGGGCTTTTGTTATGATAGCCACCCTTTCGGAAATATCTGTTTTAGTATTGTCTACTTCATCTTCGAAGTTTTTGAGACTCAATCGAAACGAGGTTACTTTCTTTTTAGCTCGCCTGATTATGTCTACAGCTACTTTCACTTCTCTATCCAAAACTGACCTCGTTTTTGAAGCAGCAGCATCAATCAGACAGAAATCGTGTTTATTGTGTGTGGTTGGCAAACATATATTACAAGTTAATGTTGAACACGTGTTGCAATAATAAGTATACTTTTCTCCATGTTGTCTACAAATAGGTGTTTTCACTTCCGGATTGGCTTTATCAATATCTTTAAATTCATGATTCACGCACGATTTAGTTTTTAAATGTGATATTTCACATTCATTACAGAAAAGCTGTTCACATTCCATGCAAAACCTTCTTCCAATAGAATTGTCACATATTTCACAGGAGTTAACAGGACACTGTGCCATTTTGATATTATCTGCTACGTAAATTATGTGTTGTTAATTATCATGTACGTTTGCGGATATTATATAATGTAAAAACACACCTATCTTTGCACTAATGTCACGGTCGTTATTCGTTTCAATATCAAATGCAGAGTCTGTGTTAGTTGAGATGTAAACACTTTTAGAATACATTGATGTTGATATTTGACATATGtattgatattgatttgatgtactagtatttgttgtggaattttacttattttacaaaatattattacGAATGCCaacaatataaattgaaaagatatcgataattgaaagaaataataaatacatcatCAATCCCAGGATGGAAAATGTGTACACCAGACGCTCgtttagttttcaaaaaaactCATACGTGCACGTGACGTtcgaaaaaaagttaaacaaatgAAGTACtgcatgttttaattaatgGATGTTGTAGTTAAACGTACAATTATGAACATAGTACAAAcctttgaaaatgtttaaataataacTTTATAATCTACACACATATTAAGGTATACAACGTCTacaaaagaatcatcagtgacactcgaatccaaaaaagtaaaaaaggccaaataaagaacgaagttggaaagcatcgaggaccaaaattccttcagtttgtcaaatacagctaaggtttaatttaaaaatatgaccatatcaatgataattaatGCCAACaaagaagtgctgactactgggctagtgataaCCTGGAcgaattaaaactccaccagaAGAAGTATTGACCCAGTGTTTGTACatcaactcatcatagatagcgggattaatttttttattaacgacaaacgcgcgtttcgtctacaggagaatcaccagtgacgctcgaatttcAAAAACGTTGagaagaccaaataaagtacgaagttgaacatgttgaagagcattgaggatgaCAATTCCTAAAAGTTAATCTATTCTTGAGGTAAAAAAAAGCATTAGTAtctaaaaaaatcagaattacgTTAGAcacatattaaatatttaatctgACCACACACCATACAAAGAAAGAGAAAGTTCTGAGAAAATATATACGGCGTGCGATCCTCCGCGGCTACAAAGgatgttataaaataattaacattcTAAAATTCGTAACCACGGAGTAAATGTAAAGTTAACTGGCAGAAAAAATGAttccatttttaagtaaaatacggaCAAACAGGTTTTATTAACACAATTTTCTTCTCGATACAATCattaaagttacaaaaatatGACTTAAATTCTTACTAAAGTGATACCAAGGAAGGGCTTTATATTATGTTATCACGCGCGCCGATAAAGATCAACACAAATAATGAGTGTTTCGTGAACATGGTCATACAAATACATCAACGTTTTATAGAAATCTATAACAAATAAGGACAGAAACGTCAAGGgatggtaaattaaaaaaaattggtcagGCTATCTAATAATAGAGTGCTAGTCAGATCATAGACATTAGGTTCCGAAGGAGATTTTTAGATATTGGAGTTTCAGGGAGGAATTGTGCAATATATATGAAACTATCATAAAAGAGAAAAAGATAATTATTCCGGCGAGAATGCGAAAAAAATATGTGCAACGAACTACACGAAGGACATATGGGAATATATAAAAACGAAACTTAGAAAGAAACTCTATTTCTTGTTCATATTAATGCACATATTACTGACTTTATTTCGAATTGCAGTGTGTAATTAGAAAGAAGAACAAATACGAAAGAGCCAACGACAGAAAGTGAATTTGAGAACTACCTTTGGATGACAGTTAGTgcctgtattttttattttaacaataactACTTCTTTCTTATTGTCAATTACTACTTCAGATATTTTCCGATTGTGAAATCAGAATACATACTTGCGTCATCTGTTATAACACACATACAATCTTATTTTGCACGACACAGCATACCGTAAATTTTCGGTGTCATCTATATCAAACACTTTGTGATTGTTTTCATTGATCTCTTCTAGAGATGTTGGTTCGATTTCGTCTTCTTTTGTCTTCTTTTGTCTTTCGTTTGAATATGTGTCCTTCTGGTGTTTCGATGACATATGAGTGCAGGGCACACCTAGTTGttggtgggtttcgtgttgATAGTCTTAAgttatgttgtgtcttgtgtactatttgtATTATTCTTTTTTAGCAATgcctttgtcagtttgtttttaatttatcagattGAATGTTCCACTGTTATCTTTCGAccctttttatgatattttattggtTTTATTAACCTTTCGGTTTGTGCTGGTAACAAAGTGTCACTAGGTTGTAAATGTGTCAgccataatttaaaaattttatcgTAGTatattttttgattattttcattttttttacttcctaTCACCACATTGTTGTTTCAAACGGTTCTTTATTGTGTGAATAGTTGTCCCCAGTCTTCTAATTGTTTGCGAGCAGGAAGAGAcaggatataaaaaagaagatgtggtatgattgccaatgagacaactgtccacaagagaccaaaataactattataataaaaatttataacgtgtacttttcttttttttcatacaatcTTCATTGTTagggaaaaataaagaaaaaaaatgttttatactaTGATAAATGCCACACTTTTAGCTTTCTTTCGGATAcgaatattatttgtttgattgattCGATCGTTAGATGGTATTTGATGTGACAGTAATACATGTAAGAGGTTTacctagctataaaaccaggtaacatccaccattttctatttaagtaaatgcctgttccaagtcaggaatatcacagttgttattcattcgtttgattgtttttgagctttttagtttgccatttgataagagactttactttttaattttcctcagaattcagtattttttttattttttttaatattaaataataacacGGTTAGAATAagttgacaaataaaaaaacgacaTGAAGTTATTTCAAGACCCAATCTGTCTTACACAAACATAATTGATCGTAATCGATCCTAATATATGGTGGCCGGATGCggccatttcgcgttttcgcgttttcgcgttttctcCTTTCACTTTCACGCGAAATCGGGAAATCGAGaaagcgaaaacgcgaaaacgcgaaatgaaatagatttctcgatttcgcgttttcgctttatcgcgttttcgcgttttcgcgttttcgctttCACGATTTCTCGCTTTCTCGATTTCTCTTtctcgatttctcgatttctcgatttcgcGTGAAAGTGAAAGGAGAAAACGCGAAAAACGCGAAAAAGGCGAAATGGCCACATCCGGCCACCATACTAATCTGTGTTTAATAGTTaataaaactcatcatagataccaatatttaaactttgtacatcagacgcgcgtttagtctacaAAAGCCACATCAGTAACGTCAGAATTAAAAGAGTTGAAAGatcatatagaaatatataaagatCGTACGAATCAGACATTTTTCAATGACGTTAGAAGTTGTGATTCCAAAACGactgctcttttttttttattgagaatgaacaatgaatataacaaacattaacattaaTTATATTGTTTAGGTCAGGCAGACCGAACAGAGAGAATTCTCtctctttttgtattgtattgtattgtatatttgatatgtttttctgCATTTTGTTCCTACTTAGTTATATAATGTTAAGTGTATCACATATGAAATTAATAAGACTGTAAAGCCAAAACTAGCTAATTATTGTATCAATTTAACTTCACTTAATGTAAATGGCTTTTGAAACGATTTTAAACGCAAATTCATGTTTCTTTggttaaaaaaatttcaaagcgACATCATTTTCTTGCAAGAAACACACAGTACTGAATCGTATGAAACTATATGGAAAAGGGAATGGGGTggagatatttatttttcgcaCGGGGAAACGAACTCTAAAGGAGTTGCTATTTTGTTTAACAGCTCAAcagattataattatatattaaaggaAAAAATTGCAGATGAAAACGGAAGGTATCTCATTCTAACTGTTGAAATAGATAAcacagattttgtttttgtgaattATTATGCACcgaccaaaaactttgaaaatgaccaaattgaatatattgaaaaattaaagattttattaaatgaaaagttaGAACAAAATCTTGTTTTGGGTGGCGATTTTCATACGATACTAAATCCATCTTTAGACAAAATGGGTGGttcaaaatataacacaccTGTCAAATATACGAGTAAATTAGAAGATTTTATAGAAGAATTTGAGTTATGTGATATTTGGAGGACAAAAAATGTTGACTCTAGATTATATACTTGGCGTCAAAGAACCCCGTTTATAcaatgtcgcttagatttttggTTGAAATCGAATTTTTTGTCAAGCAGTGTTACCAAAACATCCATTGTTCCGTCTATAAAATCTGATCATAGTCTTATCAAGTTGACACTGTCAGGCGAAAACTTTAGTGAGAGAGGTCCCGGTTTCTGGAAATTCAACTCGGGTTTATTGACAGACAAAGATTATGTGGATATAGTCAAAAATACTTTATCAGAATGTGatgataaatatcaaaatttagaaaataaaaatttaaaatgggataccattaaaagtgaaataaggGGCGCAACCGTCAAATAttccaaatataaaaacatgaaattgcGGGAAAGAGAGTCCAGTTTAAAAGAAACGACAAGACGAAATTCAGAAAAATCTCTCTCGTACATATTtagataaagatataaatacacTTTTAATTGAATTAGATATTGTTAAAGAAGATGTAGAGCAAAtagtaaatattcaaacaagAGGGGCTATTATACGATCACATGCCGAGCACTGCGAAGGCAatgaaagaaattcaaaatatttcttaacattagaaaaacgtaattataaaaataaatgtattaacaaATTAGTTGTAAACGACATTGAAATATTGTCACAAGAAAAATTCTAAACGAAGAGAGAAATTTCTACGAAAATCTGTACTCATCAAAAGAAGACCCTGATAAATATTCAGGTGATTCtaacttttttgatttaaattttattcctaAGCTAACAGATCTGGAAAAGGATATATGCGATGCAGATATTTCAGAATCTGAGTgcgttaaagttttaaaaacatttaaaaataataaaagcccTGGTACAGATGGGCTTACCGCTgagttttacaattttttctggattgatgtaaaaaaatatgttttggaaaGCTATGAATATTCCTTCGAGACCGGAACCCTCTCAATAGACCAAAGACGGGGTATTCTGACTCTTATTCCAAAGAAAGATAAAGATAGAACACTCTTGTCGAACTGGCGACCTCTTTCTCtcttaaattttgattacaaaTTATTAGCCAAAGTTATTGCGgaaagaatgaaattatttcttctGAAACTTATAGATCCGGATCAGACAGGATATGTGGCTGGTAGATATATTGGTGAAAATCTACGACTAATTGCTGATATTATATTGTTtactactttaaaaaattatccaGGGCTTATATTACTAGTCGATTTCGAAAAGGCGTTTGATACGCTAGAAtggaaatttattcaaaaagcattggcttgttttaattttggtagCAAGTTCCGGAAATGGGTATTAACTTTATACTCAAATATATCTAGTCTTGTCGTTAATAATGGATTTAGTTCTAGTCCGTTCAAAATTGAGAGAGGTGTTCGACAAGGGTGTCCTTTGTCtcctttattatttattttggccGTTGAACTGCTGGCAATAAATATTCGTAAGAACAACTATATATCAGGTATAAAAATTGGggatactgaaataaaaatttcacagTTGGCTGATGATACCACTTGTTTTTTGAAAGATGTATTTTCTGCGCAAATTTTATTAGATTCCTTTAATGATTTTGAGAAGTGTTCAGggttaaaagtaaatttttcgaaaaccgAAGCAACATGGATtggaagaaataaatttaacaaagaaggTTCCCTTCCTATTAAATGGACAGATGGTTTTAAAAccttaagtttaaaatgtaacGCTTTTGATGAAATGGCTTGTTCTAACTTAGATACATgcacagaaaaaatggaatcaattattaaaatgtgGAGGATCAGAAACCTTTCCTTGATCGGTAAAATCGTAATTCTTAAATCACTTGCAATATCGAAGCTTATTTATGTCATTTCATCTACACATGTACCAAGATCTTATGTAATTAAAATACAAAGGGACATTAATAACTTTTTATGGAACGATAGTACTCCGAAAGTTAAATCGGAAGTTATTCAAAAGTCTCCTAGCGAGGGGGGACTGAAAGCACCAAATTTTGAAGTACAGCTGTTATCCTTTCGTATCATGTGGGTAAAAAGATTTTTGTCAGAACATGACTCTAAATGGAAACATGTTTCCAAAGCATTCTTTTCCCTTTTTGATTTAGAGGATTTATTTATGAGCAGATGTGAATttgagtttttaaatttaaaagcacctcttttttatatagaagtgCTATCTGCTTGGAAACGTTTCAAGGGTATTTTCATCCCGTTAAATACATTTCATGttagaaaagaatttatttGGTTCAATCCGTTTATCAAGGTTAACAGAACGAGTATTTTTTTACAGATCTTGGTACACGAAAGGCATAAGGTTCATTAATACTATTGTAGATGATAAAGGCGAATTTTTGTCTCATGACgctattaacaaaaaatataatttgaatgttACTTTTGTAGACATTCTTTCTATTAAACTTGCTATACCACGTGACTGGAAAGATTGGTTATTACAACAACACATGACGAGCTGAATATTATTATGCAACACAAAATTGAGGAACCAAATGtgtacaaatgtaaacaaaacctCTACACAACTGTGCAGcaagaaacaaaatatgcaTCCCCCTCATCAGATGAAACGAATAATCATGCAATCTGCAAAAATCTTGGTGATAATTCAGAATACTCATCCCGCACTAAGAAGAAGGAAACTTTTTGaagaatatatcaaaatatttatatttgcatGGATATGAATGTACGTACATGTATCAGTAAATTGTCGAATGTCATTCACTGTCTAGTCATGACATATATAGGACAACGTAACCTAGAAAAAGGACTCAGTATGCCAATTCAACTTCTGAAAGATAACCGTCCCATGTAGATATTTCGGAAAAGTTAACAGTTATGTTGCACTCTTGTATTGATAAAACAATTCCTATACTTTGAAGCGAGATACCGCCCCATCCAAGTTTGGGGCTCTTTATACTGGGCTTCACACGTACTCTATCACCTTCTTTAATAGCGGTAAttgattttatcaaatcaaCCGGTCAACTTTTTCAATAATGGTTTTTCGTTCTGTAAAGTTTAAATTTCCAATCAGTTTTTCTGCTTCGGGCGTCGTAACAGGATGGAATTTAATCTTTGGTGGGATCGTTTTCATCCTACTTACACAAGAAACTATCCTTAAAGTCTTTTTTATGTCACTAAATGATTCTAAAAGAAGGACATTATTTTCTCCAGTAGTTAAGTTTTTCACTTTATACAGAGCTTCTTGGACATTTTCAGTTGCCTTTTCACTTTCCcaaatttcttgtttaaacTTCGGTGATACTTTGCAT
Encoded here:
- the LOC134689853 gene encoding E3 ubiquitin-protein ligase Trim36-like, translated to MAQCPVNSCEICDNSIGRRFCMECEQLFCNECEISHLKTKSCVNHEFKDIDKANPEVKTPICRQHGEKYTYYCNTCSTLTCNICLPTTHNKHDFCLIDAAASKTRSVLDREVKVAVDIIRRAKKKVTSFRLSLKNFEDEVDNTKTDISERVAIITKALNDTKDSYFKSIDEHKSKESRKMKDEIDKIENTIAIENDIQSLHQMKSLIDGQNDIILLDLFSDFTKTLKELSLLDIFDKESTAKVQFVPAATKSGAIEKLIGSLKLVEFSGAEVKPNIKVGDRVRVKSKVKKPTLGWGPGVSHKSVGTVVDIPSNTSGLVHIKFPSYSCWEGYLNEMELV